From a region of the Alnus glutinosa chromosome 1, dhAlnGlut1.1, whole genome shotgun sequence genome:
- the LOC133852770 gene encoding rust resistance kinase Lr10-like: protein MASVFLFVFSLLSHFVLLLSAQDEMGDTQRCAPFRCGHLGEIHFPFTNNTNPECGVLLDCREQNPTIVLEGRPYEVRGISQKSPDNTIIIHISDSQLSKYLESNTCESLTNLPFRSSPSFISFEIATPNQTFFKCHRPPDIPPPTNFKKKSCKDDYNIYFSNSSDSFPTSLPGCSIIQLPKNTSLDHPPSPGDDDLFRLLTAEFDLRVRVIEDCYKCQQRGGQCKGGDDGKLYCDKGEKGISKKMKLAIALATLSAGVGVVLVMVVIYCCFRGKFLSNKTIYSWKKESLSHQTVHAFLKNHGPLAIKRYSYSEIKKMTNFFRDKLGEGGYGGVYKGQLADGCLVAVKVLKESRGNGEEFINEVASISRTSHVNIVSLMGFCFEGSKRALIYEFMPNGSLEKFIYKESPSKANRRLEWETLYKIALGIAQGLEYLHKGCNTRILHFDIKPHNILLDENFCPKISDFGLAKICPREKSIISMLGARGTAGYIAPEVFCRNFGGVSNKSDVYSYGMMVFQMVGGRRNIDIEIDRTSEIFFPHWIYKRLEQDEDLGLQGLMNEGDHESARKMIIVSLWCIQTDPSSRPSMSRVLNMLEGSLESLQVPPKPFLSSPSRSPEDSSAATSSLQYDYVMP from the exons ATGGCTTCTGTCTTTCTCTTcgttttctctcttctctcacaCTTCGTGCTGCTTCTTTCGGCTCAGGATGAAATGGGAGACACCCAAAGATGTGCACCCTTTCGCTGTGGACATCTGGGGGAGATTCACTTTCCATTCACCAATAACACAAACCCCGAATGCGGTGTGTTATTAGATTGTCGGGAACAGAATCCGACGATAGTACTGGAGGGAAGACCATATGAAGTTCGAGGCATCTCACAAAAATCACCAGATAACACCATTATAATACATATCTCTGACTCACAGCTTTCGAAGTACTTGGAATCCAATACATGCGAATCCTTAACTAATTTGCCTTTTCGCAGCTCTCCTTCGTTCATCTCTTTTGAAATCGCCACACCCAATCAGACATTTTTTAAATGCCATCGCCCTCCCGATATTCCTCCCcctacaaattttaaaaaaaagagctgCAAGGACGACTATAATATCTACTTTAGTAATTCAAGCGACAGTTTTCCTACTTCTCTTCCTGGATGTTCAATTATTCAGCTCCCAAAGAATACGAGTCTAGATCATCCTCCGTCGCCAGGTGATGATGACCTGTTTAGGCTTTTAACCGCTGAGTTCGACCTTCGGGTGCGTGTAATTGAGGATTGTTACAAATGTCAACAAAGAGGCGGTCAATGTAAGGGAGGCGATGACGGAAAACTTTATTGTGACAAGGGAGAGAAAG GGATCagtaaaaaaatgaaactgGCGATCGCATTAG CTACTTTATCTGCTGGAGTTGGAGTTGTACTTGTGATGGTTGTAATTTATTGCTGCTTCAGGGGAAAGTTCTTATccaataaaacaatttattcttGGAAGAAGGAAAGTCTAAGCCATCAGACTGTCCATGCATTTCTAAAGAACCATGGACCTCTTGCAATTAAAAGATACAGTTATTCAGAGATCAAGAAAATGACCAACTTCTTTAGAGATAAATTAGGCGAAGGGGGCTATGGTGGTGTCTACAAGGGACAGTTAGCAGACGGTTGTCTCGTAGCAGTGAAGGTTCTAAAAGAATCAAGAGGCAATGGAGAGGAATTCATTAACGAGGTTGCAAGCATTAGTAGGACCTCTCATGTCAACATTGTCTCTCTTATGGGCTTTTGCTTTGAGGGTTCTAAAAGAGCTCTCATCTATGAGTTTATGCCAAACGGATCTCTCGAGAAGTTCATATATAAAGAAAGTCCTTCGAAGGCCAATCGACGATTAGAATGGGAAACATTATACAAGATTGCACTTGGCATTGCTCAAGGATTAGAGTACTTACATAAAGGTTGCAACACACGAATCTTGCATTTTGACATCAAGCCTCACAATATTCTGTTGGATGAGAACTTTTGCCCAAAGATTTCTGATTTTGGCCTTGCAAAAATATGCCCAAGAGAAAAGAGTATCATATCAATGTTGGGTGCGAGAGGGACTGCAGGATATATAGCTCCGGAAGTATTTTGTAGAAATTTTGGAGGGGTCTCTAACAAGTCAGATGTTTATAGCTACGGAATGATGGTTTTTCAAATGGTTGGGGGAAGAAGGAATATAGATATCGAGATTGATCGTACCAGTGAAATATTCTTTCCGCATTGGATTTACAAGCGACTTGAACAAGATGAAGATCTAGGTTTGCAGGGCCTTATGAATGAAGGGGATCACGAAAGTGCAAGGAAGATGATAATTGTAAGTTTGTGGTGCATACAAACTGATCCTTCAAGCCGGCCATCGATGAGTAGAGTTTTGAATATGTTGGAAGGGAGTCTCGAATCCTTACAAGTACCACCCAAGCCTTTCTTGTCTTCGCCATCAAGATCGCCAGAAGATTCTTCAGCAGCAACGAGCTCTCTACAATATGATTATGTAATGCCCTAA
- the LOC133852781 gene encoding probable protein phosphatase 2C 15 has product MEDMASGEGRRHRHNLVPLAALISREMRSEKMEKPTVRYAHAAQSRKGEDYFLIKTDCQRVPGNSLSTFSVFAIFDGHNGNAAAIFTREHLLNHVLGAIPRGLSCEEWLQALPRALVAGFVKTDKEFQSRGETSGTTATFVIVDGWTVTVACVGDSRCILDTQGGTVSNLTVDHRLEENVEERERVTASGGEVGRLSIFGGAEIGPLRCWPGGLCLSRSIGDMDVGEYIVPIPYVKQVKLSNAGGRLILASDGIWDALSSEMAAKSCRGLTAELAARQVVKEALRTRGLKDDTTCIILDIIPPDNSVQPSTPKKQNKLRALFSRKRSHSSANKLSKKLSAVGIVEELFEEGSAMLAERLGNDESTAQLTSGIFMCAVCQVDLAPSEGISVHAGGIFSTSSTPWQGPFLCADCRNKKDAMEGKRPSGVKVA; this is encoded by the exons ATGGAAGATATGGCGTCGGGTGAAGGGAGGCGCCATCGTCATAATCTTGTGCCTCTTGCTGCACTGATCAGCAGAGAGATGAGGAGTGAGAAGATGGAGAAGCCCACTGTGAGATATGCGCATGCGGCCCAGTCTAGGAAAGGGGAGGATTATTTCCTGATTAAGACGGATTGCCAGCGAGTCCCCGGGAATTCATTGTCGACATTCTCTGTATTTGCG ATCTTTGATGGGCACAACGGAAATGCTGCTGCCATTTTTACGAGGGAGCATTTGTTGAATCATGTGTTGGGTGCTATCCCCCGCGGGCTTAGTTGTGAGGAGTGGCTTCAAGCTTTACCTCGTGCATTGGTTGCTGGGTTTGTGAAGACTGACAAGGAATTTCAGAGCAGAG GAGAAACATCTGGAACCACGGCTACATTTGTAATAGTTGATGGATGGACTGTGACTGTTGCATGTGTTGGAGACTCCCGTTGTATTTTGGATACTCAGGGTGGAACTGTTTCCAACTTAACTGTTGATCATAGACTTGAAGAGAATGTAGAAGA GAGGGAACGTGTTACTGCAAGTGGAGGTGAAGTGGGGAGGCTTAGTATTTTTGGGGGTGCTGAG ATTGGTCCCCTCCGTTGTTGGCCCGGGGGTTTATGCCTTTCTAGGTCAATTGGAGACATGGATGTGGGAGAGTACATAGTGCCAATACCATATGTCAAACAAGTGAAG CTATCAAATGCAGGTGGGAGGCTTATACTTGCTTCTGATGGTATCTGGGATGCCCTATCATCGGAAATGGCTGCAAAATCTTGTCGGGGGTTGACTGCTGAACTTGCTGCTAGACAAGTTGTGAAG GAAGCATTAAGGACAAGGGGCTTGAAGGATGATACAACCTGCATAATTCTTGACATAATTCCTCCTGATAATTCGGTACAGCCTTCAACTCCTAAAAAGCAGAACAAGCTGAGAGCTCTATTTTCCAGGAAGAGGTCCCATAGTTCTGCTAATAAGCTATCAAAGAAGCTATCAGCTGTAGGTATAGTGGAAGAATTGTTTGAAGAAGGCTCAGCAATGCTTGCCGAAAG ACTGGGAAATGACGAGTCGACAGCCCAATTGACATCTGGCATTTTCATGTGTGCTGTATGCCAAGTTGACCTTGCTCCAAGTGAGGGCATCTCTGTTCATGCTGGAGGCATCTTCTCCACCAGCTCAACACCCTGGCAAGGGCCTTTCCTTTGTGCTGATTGTCGCAATAAGAAGGACGCAATGGAAGGAAAACGCCCCAGTGGAGTTAAAGTGGCGTAG